One Fuerstiella marisgermanici DNA window includes the following coding sequences:
- a CDS encoding sigma-70 family RNA polymerase sigma factor, producing the protein MTATSVSPRIHSTETQSAGPPPADVSNADRDRLIMDHLGYVDHILAKMLNQLPRRVDAQNLESAGVLGLIEAAAQFDPSRNVEFKSFSYQRIRGAILDELRRNCPLSQQMLQKIAYLRQVRMEFEGSVSVEDLAAAAGMSVGEVTRCIQSSRLTRPDSWNDSVRIRGHIGDNDNATSLEKQEMQRVLADGIEQLPPKMRMAVALHYNEELKLKEVGDVMGLSESRVSRILDAARTRLREYAATRGYEQ; encoded by the coding sequence ATGACCGCTACATCAGTTTCACCGCGCATACATTCGACGGAAACACAATCTGCCGGACCGCCGCCTGCCGACGTTTCCAATGCGGATCGTGATCGATTGATCATGGACCACCTTGGCTACGTCGACCATATTCTGGCCAAAATGCTAAATCAGCTGCCCCGCCGAGTGGACGCTCAGAACCTCGAATCTGCCGGCGTGCTGGGGCTGATCGAAGCGGCCGCTCAGTTCGACCCGTCGCGGAACGTGGAGTTCAAGTCGTTTTCGTATCAGCGAATTCGCGGCGCCATTCTGGACGAACTGCGGCGCAACTGTCCGTTGTCGCAACAGATGCTGCAAAAGATCGCTTACCTGCGTCAGGTGCGTATGGAGTTTGAAGGTTCGGTTTCCGTCGAAGACCTTGCGGCCGCCGCTGGGATGTCGGTTGGCGAAGTCACGCGATGCATTCAAAGTTCTCGGCTGACACGGCCCGATTCGTGGAACGATTCGGTACGTATTCGAGGGCACATCGGTGACAACGACAACGCCACAAGTCTTGAAAAGCAGGAGATGCAGCGCGTACTGGCGGATGGAATCGAACAGCTTCCTCCCAAGATGCGGATGGCCGTCGCGTTGCACTACAACGAAGAATTAAAGCTGAAGGAAGTCGGCGACGTGATGGGGCTTTCCGAATCCCGCGTGTCGCGAATTCTGGACGCCGCACGAACTCGCCTGCGAGAATACGCAGCGACTCGCGGCTACGAACAATAG
- a CDS encoding ABC transporter permease — MYKILLCMRYLRTRYIALASIISVMLGVATMIVVNSVMAGFSTEMRSRIHGFLADVVMESRTMDGIPDSEKQMDLIRNAVGPYVAAMTATVEVPAMVTYNDPVTGETFTQPIQLIGIDPAGKADVSPLKKSLASYQPEMEDGVEVRSPLRAIDEPVSFELTEHAKKHRKMVKQQEMLYLQPASATTPPSPFELPGQSATGDNTEPPPPTFDAVADVAPAEIDATATEDDATPTVPTFGPSPMDGIAGQQEPVDPTAPFPAKLFVGDQITSFQARDPETGIVRKVDMVSEGDDIIITTISSKTPPEPISFSATVVDKFRSGMSEYDSQLVMMNIDELQKNRGMIVNGVDAITSVQIRLNDYDDADIVVKKLRAAFPPNAVTVSTWEAKQGVLLSAVEVETAILNVLLFLIIAVAGFGILAIFFMIVVEKTRDIGILKSLGASSNGVMSIFLSYGFGLGVVGSAAGVAIGLLFVHYINEIEDLLSAITGRKVFDEAVYYFPEIPTQVSPWMVFWVAMGSIGIAALASVLPARRASRLHPVRALRND; from the coding sequence ATGTACAAGATCTTGCTTTGCATGCGGTATCTGAGGACCAGGTATATCGCATTGGCCAGCATCATCAGCGTGATGCTCGGCGTGGCCACCATGATCGTGGTCAACAGCGTGATGGCGGGCTTCAGCACCGAAATGCGAAGCCGAATTCACGGTTTTTTGGCCGATGTCGTGATGGAATCTCGCACGATGGACGGCATTCCGGACTCCGAAAAGCAGATGGATCTGATCCGCAACGCTGTCGGACCGTATGTGGCCGCGATGACCGCCACCGTCGAAGTGCCAGCCATGGTCACTTATAACGACCCGGTCACCGGTGAAACGTTTACTCAACCGATTCAGTTGATCGGCATTGATCCCGCCGGAAAAGCGGATGTCAGCCCGTTAAAGAAGAGTCTCGCAAGCTATCAGCCGGAAATGGAAGACGGCGTCGAAGTTCGCTCGCCATTACGTGCTATCGACGAGCCCGTCAGCTTCGAACTCACTGAGCACGCAAAGAAGCACAGGAAGATGGTGAAGCAGCAGGAAATGCTGTACCTACAGCCAGCTTCTGCCACCACGCCACCTTCGCCCTTCGAATTGCCCGGCCAGTCTGCAACTGGTGATAATACCGAACCTCCTCCACCAACTTTTGATGCGGTTGCCGACGTCGCTCCAGCGGAAATTGATGCCACAGCGACCGAAGACGACGCCACGCCGACAGTCCCCACGTTCGGCCCCTCTCCGATGGACGGCATCGCCGGGCAACAGGAACCAGTTGACCCGACTGCTCCGTTTCCTGCGAAACTGTTTGTTGGCGACCAGATCACCAGCTTTCAGGCACGCGATCCGGAAACTGGAATCGTGCGAAAAGTGGACATGGTCAGTGAAGGTGACGACATCATTATCACCACGATTAGCTCAAAGACGCCGCCGGAACCAATCAGTTTTTCGGCCACTGTTGTCGATAAGTTTCGCAGTGGGATGAGCGAATACGACAGCCAGTTGGTGATGATGAACATCGACGAACTTCAGAAAAACCGCGGTATGATTGTGAATGGTGTGGACGCGATCACGTCCGTGCAAATTCGCCTAAACGACTACGACGACGCAGACATTGTGGTGAAAAAACTACGAGCCGCATTTCCGCCGAACGCGGTTACCGTCAGCACGTGGGAAGCCAAGCAGGGCGTTTTGCTTTCAGCCGTGGAAGTGGAAACCGCAATCCTGAACGTGCTGCTGTTTCTGATTATCGCCGTGGCCGGATTCGGTATTCTGGCGATCTTCTTCATGATCGTAGTCGAGAAGACTCGCGATATCGGAATCCTGAAATCGTTGGGTGCCAGCTCCAACGGAGTGATGAGCATCTTCTTGTCGTACGGTTTCGGTCTGGGTGTCGTTGGAAGTGCGGCCGGTGTGGCCATCGGCCTGCTGTTTGTTCATTACATCAATGAGATTGAAGACCTGTTAAGTGCCATCACAGGTCGCAAAGTGTTTGACGAAGCGGTCTATTATTTTCCCGAGATTCCGACTCAGGTAAGCCCGTGGATGGTGTTCTGGGTGGCAATGGGGTCCATCGGTATTGCGGCTTTGGCCAGCGTTCTGCCGGCTCGTCGAGCATCACGACTGCATCCGGTGCGAGCGTTGCGGAATGACTGA
- a CDS encoding ABC transporter ATP-binding protein has protein sequence MTIVFDDHQQTTSPTQPETLRMTTPLIAANAIEKSYSKGQHKVPVLRGAGLSASRGEFISVIGQSGSGKSTLLHVMGLLDDPDVGEVLLDGRRIDNLSQSARDQLRNHVFGFVFQFYHLLPELSLLENVMTPLMIRHSFLGYWRQRKQIRQQAMDILQHVGLEHRVKHRPSELSGGEMQRGAIARALIAKPEILLADEPTGNLDSSTGSEIMDTLKKLNEDNQLTIVMVTHDEAVAQQAHRIVRLKEGRIANVGREEAA, from the coding sequence ATGACAATAGTCTTCGACGACCACCAACAGACGACTTCGCCAACGCAGCCTGAAACGTTACGCATGACGACACCACTCATTGCCGCCAACGCGATCGAAAAATCGTACTCCAAAGGTCAGCACAAGGTGCCCGTGCTGCGGGGCGCCGGCCTGAGCGCTTCGCGCGGGGAATTCATTTCTGTGATCGGGCAAAGCGGGTCTGGCAAAAGCACGCTGTTGCACGTGATGGGACTGCTGGATGATCCGGACGTCGGCGAAGTACTGCTGGACGGACGACGCATCGATAATCTTAGCCAGAGTGCTCGTGATCAGCTTCGCAATCACGTGTTCGGATTCGTGTTTCAGTTCTATCACCTGCTGCCGGAACTGTCGTTGCTGGAAAACGTGATGACGCCGTTGATGATTCGTCATTCGTTTTTAGGGTACTGGCGACAGCGCAAACAAATCCGTCAACAGGCGATGGACATTTTGCAGCACGTGGGGTTGGAACATCGCGTCAAGCATCGGCCATCAGAACTGTCCGGGGGCGAAATGCAACGTGGCGCGATCGCTCGCGCCTTGATCGCTAAACCTGAAATTTTGTTGGCGGACGAACCGACCGGCAACCTGGATTCGTCCACCGGCAGCGAGATCATGGACACGCTGAAAAAGTTGAACGAAGACAATCAGCTCACCATTGTGATGGTGACTCACGACGAAGCGGTCGCTCAGCAAGCTCATCGCATTGTCCGTTTGAAAGAGGGCCGTATTGCCAACGTCGGACGCGAAGAAGCGGCGTAG
- a CDS encoding class I SAM-dependent methyltransferase, which yields MFRLLLLVPALICSLASAQDKPITANEPDPTRGGRYEWRPNHDPNGIGKFYMGREIAHVMGFSGALWLERDTREEEERLTLLVKSLKLKPGDVVADIGAGSGVISGLMAEQVLPNGYVVAVDVQDEMLRRLQENMKKKGVSNVVPIKGSQQSSSLAPQSIDLAIMVDVYHEFEFPYEMMADISRAIRPGGRVVLVEYRMEDPTVPIKLVHKMSQKQAKAEVEQAEFNMKWTETIDVLPRQHILVFTKAAKASP from the coding sequence ATGTTCAGACTGCTGCTACTCGTTCCCGCCCTTATCTGCTCGCTGGCGTCGGCTCAGGACAAGCCAATCACCGCGAACGAGCCCGATCCCACCCGCGGCGGTCGCTATGAGTGGCGCCCCAACCACGATCCGAACGGGATCGGCAAGTTCTATATGGGCCGCGAGATCGCTCACGTGATGGGCTTCTCAGGAGCCCTCTGGCTGGAACGCGACACTCGCGAAGAAGAAGAACGCCTCACGCTGCTGGTAAAGTCGCTAAAGCTGAAACCGGGCGACGTTGTGGCCGACATCGGCGCGGGCAGCGGAGTCATCAGTGGGCTGATGGCCGAACAGGTTTTACCAAACGGCTATGTCGTCGCGGTCGACGTGCAGGACGAAATGCTGCGGCGACTTCAGGAAAACATGAAGAAGAAGGGCGTCAGCAACGTGGTGCCGATCAAAGGCTCACAGCAATCATCGTCACTGGCACCGCAATCGATCGATCTCGCCATCATGGTTGACGTCTATCACGAATTCGAATTCCCGTACGAAATGATGGCGGACATCAGCCGAGCGATCAGGCCGGGTGGGCGAGTCGTCCTCGTGGAATACCGGATGGAGGATCCCACGGTCCCGATCAAGTTAGTCCACAAGATGTCTCAAAAGCAGGCGAAGGCCGAAGTGGAACAGGCAGAGTTCAATATGAAGTGGACGGAGACCATAGACGTGTTGCCAAGGCAGCATATCCTGGTGTTCACAAAAGCGGCCAAAGCGTCGCCTTGA
- a CDS encoding Flp family type IVb pilin, whose product MLKFANSVKKFLVSEDGPTAVEYAVMLALIIVVCLAAVSTIGSAANSKFQTVGNYLT is encoded by the coding sequence ATGTTGAAGTTCGCTAACAGCGTAAAGAAGTTCCTGGTATCTGAAGATGGCCCGACTGCAGTTGAGTACGCAGTCATGCTGGCTCTGATTATCGTTGTCTGTCTTGCCGCTGTTTCTACCATCGGTAGCGCTGCAAACAGCAAGTTCCAGACTGTCGGTAACTACCTGACATAA
- the cpaB gene encoding Flp pilus assembly protein CpaB, with translation MKNNTVVLLIVAGACGLVTMLAVRQYLASHNQKDEVEKVQVLVAAVSIKPGEELNDQNTTMKTVEVGTCPEGCVTDPEQIKERGSKVARDPGDWILAAHLTAKGGFGAVGNIPNGMRLTTVPVDSTTNHSGMLQPGNRIDLFLSYRERDPSTGTQKEKVIPLLEYIEVFAVDSQVYGADASGENDKARNISLLVDTEQLMKITLARKKGTISTALRSSEDVDKIRLTEMTEDSLSGGHPGDLSQVSSRDTRNSEQPAFVLPEDSSQNIMNQLQAELQLTGPSGSGPVAGLDDSDQYWTMAIHEAGAVRVERVNTSSDEPLDTRGGSQTNKPTTGAKAATPKVPGIGDLPPIPGLGGDAGGDEGGSGLETLEEAATGLLDLFN, from the coding sequence ATGAAAAATAATACGGTAGTACTTCTGATCGTTGCAGGAGCCTGCGGGCTGGTCACCATGTTGGCCGTCCGGCAGTACCTTGCCAGTCACAATCAGAAAGATGAAGTCGAAAAAGTACAGGTTTTGGTCGCTGCGGTTTCCATTAAACCGGGCGAAGAACTGAACGACCAAAACACGACGATGAAAACAGTAGAAGTGGGGACGTGTCCGGAAGGATGCGTTACCGATCCGGAACAGATCAAAGAACGTGGCTCAAAGGTGGCTCGCGATCCAGGCGATTGGATTCTCGCGGCTCACTTAACAGCCAAGGGTGGATTCGGGGCCGTCGGTAACATTCCCAACGGAATGCGACTGACAACTGTCCCGGTGGATTCGACAACAAACCACAGTGGAATGTTGCAGCCAGGTAACCGGATTGACCTGTTCCTGTCGTATCGGGAACGTGATCCAAGCACGGGAACTCAAAAAGAAAAAGTCATTCCGCTGTTGGAGTACATCGAAGTCTTTGCTGTCGACAGCCAGGTCTACGGTGCAGATGCCAGCGGCGAAAATGACAAGGCCAGAAACATTTCACTTCTGGTTGATACAGAACAATTGATGAAGATCACACTGGCTCGCAAGAAGGGCACGATTTCAACAGCCCTGCGGTCCAGTGAAGACGTAGACAAGATTCGACTGACGGAAATGACAGAGGACAGTCTGAGTGGCGGACACCCAGGCGACCTGAGTCAGGTTTCTTCACGAGATACTCGAAACAGTGAACAACCGGCCTTTGTGCTGCCGGAAGATTCTTCTCAGAACATCATGAATCAACTGCAGGCAGAACTGCAATTGACCGGACCTTCTGGTTCCGGACCGGTTGCAGGACTAGATGACAGCGATCAGTACTGGACAATGGCGATTCACGAAGCCGGTGCTGTTCGAGTTGAACGAGTAAATACAAGTTCGGATGAACCGCTGGATACACGAGGCGGCTCACAAACGAACAAGCCAACAACGGGAGCGAAGGCTGCAACGCCTAAGGTTCCGGGCATTGGCGACCTGCCCCCAATTCCCGGCCTCGGCGGGGATGCAGGCGGCGATGAGGGTGGTAGCGGACTGGAAACACTGGAAGAAGCGGCCACAGGGTTGCTCGACCTGTTCAACTAG
- a CDS encoding HEAT repeat domain-containing protein, protein MGKKKRISVEDRLAVLQQLAADTNSVDELTSAVVAGLGDASNLMVELAARLIVDREIIAPEQTLIDAFDRFCANNGETDKACRAKVPLVEAMLHRDVDQPDFYLRGMKYVQAEPQWRGPGGGGPPTDSAAHLRGLCAHGLIRSHVASPASTMLALVDLLNDSQPQSRAHAARAISLMNSPASVPLLRMKVLTGDPAPEVQGECFRGMLHSPNQESIDFVAGYLDGDPDVAIEAATALGESHQPAAVKALIAAVAKCSPELVEAFYVSIGLSRQPDGLEFLLQKIRDNSLHACLAIQSMAPARFYPGITEQVEAAVHQADDATVSRTFQRCFVD, encoded by the coding sequence GTGGGAAAAAAGAAACGGATCAGCGTCGAAGACAGATTGGCCGTCCTGCAACAATTGGCCGCGGACACGAACTCTGTTGATGAACTGACGTCTGCTGTCGTGGCCGGCCTGGGCGATGCTTCCAACCTAATGGTTGAGCTGGCCGCGAGGCTAATTGTCGATCGCGAAATTATCGCACCGGAACAAACACTGATCGACGCTTTTGACCGGTTCTGCGCAAACAACGGCGAAACGGACAAAGCGTGCCGTGCCAAAGTGCCGCTGGTCGAAGCCATGCTGCATCGTGACGTGGACCAACCGGACTTCTACTTGCGCGGCATGAAGTATGTGCAGGCCGAACCGCAATGGCGTGGTCCGGGCGGAGGCGGCCCGCCAACGGATTCGGCCGCTCACCTTCGCGGCCTGTGTGCTCACGGACTGATTCGGTCACATGTGGCGTCGCCAGCTTCTACAATGCTGGCGTTGGTTGATTTACTCAACGATTCTCAACCACAGTCGCGAGCCCACGCCGCTCGGGCCATTAGCCTGATGAATTCGCCAGCGTCGGTGCCACTCTTGCGCATGAAGGTGCTGACGGGGGATCCGGCCCCGGAAGTGCAGGGCGAGTGCTTTCGTGGAATGCTTCATTCACCCAATCAGGAAAGCATCGACTTTGTCGCTGGCTATCTGGACGGTGATCCGGACGTGGCCATCGAAGCCGCAACGGCGCTGGGAGAAAGCCATCAACCGGCGGCGGTGAAAGCATTAATTGCGGCTGTCGCGAAATGTTCGCCCGAGCTTGTGGAAGCATTTTATGTAAGCATCGGGTTGTCGAGACAGCCCGATGGACTTGAGTTCCTGTTGCAGAAAATTCGGGACAATTCCCTTCACGCCTGTCTGGCCATCCAGTCCATGGCTCCCGCGCGGTTCTATCCGGGGATCACGGAGCAGGTCGAAGCCGCCGTACACCAGGCAGATGATGCTACCGTGTCGCGGACGTTTCAACGTTGCTTTGTGGATTGA
- a CDS encoding type II and III secretion system protein family protein produces MQAHFLKTATLAMLLGISTSLVAHGQTAGTSPVYQTQPGPNSLSIYEKFTTILQHSARIKKVLDFDADVIQIDPVQGHPDQVTVYALKTGITTVTLIDEFDQFMKVEVLVKGDVRHLESYLRRLYPNDAIKVEEIKGAVLLGGWVTRPEHINEIFSIAEQFYPNVLNHMRIGGVQQVMLKAVIMEVNRSKLRQFGMNFGLVGDSSYLLSTPGPITPVTNLAVTGNSANATFSGFSKSSLSFGFMDPNNIFQAFVSALRTEGLLKIHAEPMVTTHNGQPAQLLNGGEAPVLVPAGLGTTAIEFKPFGIILNAVPHILGNGRLRLQIEPQVVERDFANAVVVDGITIPSFTVRRVSTQVEMNFGETLVIGGLVSKRESGTTAKLPFFGELPWIGAAFSNKQYDESETELIILVTPEYVAPMSPEQVPAGGPGKFTATPTDHELIWHGLLEVPRTGSDCDAVFNCSECSKNGYCDQHPHGQWGFGSGRCGGAGCGNGGGCTDCMSGTGQPMLIQPQVIQGSTAEPPVMMQQQSQQYPAGSGNYVSPQEGIRSPQAQQQERPESIFPDKVKQNSSAMSGSTSGRTTTGGASLVGYSQTITPEASTTGASTEEPVGQAKSTGFRGLLKPLMR; encoded by the coding sequence ATGCAGGCTCACTTTCTGAAGACGGCAACTCTGGCGATGCTTCTTGGCATTTCCACTTCTCTGGTTGCCCACGGGCAGACCGCTGGAACATCTCCGGTGTACCAGACCCAGCCCGGCCCCAATTCGCTCTCGATTTACGAGAAGTTCACCACGATTCTGCAGCACTCCGCCAGAATCAAAAAGGTGCTGGACTTTGACGCGGATGTAATCCAGATCGACCCCGTCCAGGGGCATCCCGATCAGGTTACCGTCTACGCCCTCAAGACAGGCATCACCACGGTGACGCTGATCGACGAATTCGATCAGTTCATGAAGGTGGAAGTGCTGGTCAAGGGCGACGTACGCCACCTGGAATCCTACCTTCGACGGCTGTATCCGAACGATGCCATCAAGGTGGAAGAAATCAAAGGTGCCGTGCTACTCGGCGGTTGGGTCACGCGGCCTGAGCACATCAACGAAATCTTCAGCATTGCTGAACAGTTCTACCCGAACGTTCTGAACCACATGCGAATTGGTGGCGTCCAGCAGGTCATGCTGAAGGCTGTCATCATGGAAGTGAACCGTTCCAAGCTGCGACAGTTTGGAATGAACTTCGGCCTGGTCGGCGACAGCAGCTACCTGCTTAGCACGCCTGGCCCGATCACTCCGGTGACCAACCTTGCAGTGACAGGCAATTCGGCGAATGCAACGTTTAGCGGCTTCTCGAAATCGTCACTGTCATTCGGGTTTATGGACCCAAACAACATCTTCCAGGCGTTCGTCTCTGCATTGCGAACAGAAGGCCTGCTGAAGATTCATGCTGAACCCATGGTGACAACCCACAACGGCCAGCCTGCTCAACTGCTCAACGGTGGTGAAGCTCCGGTTTTGGTACCTGCTGGTTTGGGAACCACTGCGATCGAATTTAAGCCATTCGGAATCATCCTGAATGCCGTGCCACACATTCTGGGCAACGGCCGCTTGCGGCTGCAGATTGAACCTCAGGTTGTGGAACGTGACTTCGCGAACGCAGTGGTCGTGGACGGCATCACAATTCCTTCGTTCACAGTACGTCGAGTCAGCACTCAGGTGGAAATGAACTTCGGCGAAACGCTGGTCATCGGTGGACTTGTGTCCAAGCGAGAAAGCGGCACAACGGCGAAGCTTCCCTTCTTTGGTGAACTGCCATGGATTGGAGCTGCCTTCAGTAACAAACAATACGACGAATCAGAAACGGAACTCATCATCCTGGTCACACCGGAATACGTAGCTCCGATGTCACCCGAACAAGTACCAGCGGGCGGACCTGGCAAGTTTACGGCTACTCCAACGGACCACGAACTTATCTGGCACGGCCTGTTGGAAGTACCTCGCACCGGCTCTGACTGCGATGCCGTGTTCAACTGCTCCGAATGCAGCAAGAACGGCTATTGCGACCAACACCCTCACGGACAATGGGGCTTCGGCTCTGGCCGATGTGGCGGAGCGGGTTGCGGTAACGGAGGCGGTTGCACGGACTGCATGTCCGGCACCGGTCAGCCAATGCTGATTCAGCCGCAGGTGATTCAGGGCAGCACCGCTGAACCACCAGTGATGATGCAGCAACAGTCGCAGCAGTATCCGGCAGGGAGCGGCAACTATGTTTCGCCGCAGGAAGGCATCCGATCGCCTCAGGCTCAGCAACAGGAGCGACCGGAGAGCATCTTCCCGGACAAGGTGAAGCAGAATAGCTCAGCGATGTCCGGATCAACGTCCGGCCGAACGACAACCGGTGGAGCTTCTCTGGTGGGATACTCACAAACCATCACGCCGGAAGCCAGCACAACAGGGGCAAGCACTGAGGAACCAGTTGGGCAAGCGAAGTCCACCGGGTTTCGAGGCCTGCTGAAGCCACTAATGAGGTAG
- the tadA gene encoding tRNA adenosine(34) deaminase TadA, with the protein MSGMMPLNPLQPHDVWMKRALDQAVTAYDHGEVPVGAVIVRQERVIAEAYNQRETLNDPTAHAEMIAITQAAEALNSWRLLDCTLYVTLEPCPMCAGAIVQSRLPFVVYGATDPKGGACDTLFQITGDIRLNHQAAVLGGVMQDDSKALLQQFFRERRLDAKKK; encoded by the coding sequence ATGTCCGGTATGATGCCGCTCAACCCGCTGCAGCCACACGATGTCTGGATGAAGCGAGCTCTTGATCAGGCCGTCACGGCTTACGACCACGGAGAAGTTCCGGTCGGCGCAGTCATTGTGCGTCAGGAACGGGTCATCGCCGAAGCCTACAATCAGCGGGAAACGCTGAACGATCCGACGGCTCATGCTGAAATGATCGCGATCACTCAGGCGGCCGAAGCATTGAATTCCTGGCGACTGCTGGACTGCACCTTATACGTCACCTTGGAACCGTGCCCGATGTGCGCCGGAGCCATCGTGCAGTCGCGACTGCCATTTGTGGTGTATGGAGCCACGGATCCCAAAGGCGGGGCGTGCGATACGCTGTTTCAGATTACCGGCGACATCCGGCTAAACCACCAGGCGGCCGTTTTAGGCGGAGTGATGCAGGATGACAGCAAGGCACTTCTGCAGCAGTTCTTCCGGGAACGACGATTGGACGCGAAGAAAAAGTAA
- a CDS encoding AAA family ATPase, which produces MKSVLRIATVDPNEDTRNELKTLLLGIDTVWLEAECSRYEFFMDVIQQTQPDIALVNVDANPQKSVEVIGEITRTSPQCAVLVISSSQEGSLILQVMRHGAREFLNMPLQLDDFIAALDRIRVSTGGADGDGNGSAGQIITVVGVGGGVGSTSLSVNLAASLAQDPTNSPVIIDLDLTLGDADVWLDIIPDYTIRDVSENISRLDYGLLKRSLTRHECGVFLLPRPVEVEGQDLVRPDDLRRILALLKATFSHLIIDVSKSFGPLDMSAMEVSDTILLVAQLDLTCLRNVVRVMQFLDLHEGLDKKVEIIVNRMGLEDTDISLTKALETIGREVFWQLPNDYATMVGSRNNGVPLSRFAPKARLTRSIADLTRRLNMSEDEQAEFISTEKKKGGLFGLFSK; this is translated from the coding sequence ATGAAGAGTGTCCTGAGAATTGCGACCGTGGATCCGAATGAGGATACGCGAAATGAGTTGAAGACTCTGTTGCTGGGAATCGACACCGTGTGGCTGGAAGCAGAATGCTCCCGGTACGAATTCTTCATGGATGTGATTCAGCAGACACAGCCCGACATCGCGTTGGTCAACGTGGATGCGAATCCTCAAAAATCTGTCGAAGTGATCGGTGAAATCACGCGCACCAGCCCGCAGTGTGCTGTGCTCGTGATCAGCAGTTCGCAGGAAGGTAGCCTGATTCTGCAGGTCATGCGGCACGGTGCTCGCGAATTCCTGAACATGCCGTTGCAGCTTGACGACTTCATTGCCGCGCTGGACCGTATTCGAGTTTCGACCGGCGGTGCAGATGGTGACGGTAATGGAAGTGCCGGTCAGATCATCACCGTTGTCGGCGTCGGCGGCGGTGTCGGAAGCACATCACTAAGCGTCAATCTGGCTGCGTCGCTGGCTCAGGATCCAACAAATTCGCCTGTCATCATCGACCTCGACCTCACGTTGGGCGACGCCGATGTCTGGCTGGACATTATTCCCGATTACACCATCCGCGATGTGTCTGAAAACATCAGTCGACTGGATTACGGTCTGCTGAAACGATCATTAACACGTCACGAATGCGGCGTATTTTTGCTGCCTCGACCAGTCGAAGTCGAAGGTCAGGACCTGGTTCGCCCCGACGACTTGCGCCGAATTCTGGCGCTGTTGAAGGCAACGTTTAGTCATCTGATTATCGACGTCAGCAAGTCCTTCGGCCCGCTGGACATGTCGGCCATGGAAGTGTCCGACACAATTCTGTTGGTCGCACAACTTGACCTCACGTGTTTGCGAAATGTTGTGCGAGTCATGCAGTTTCTGGACCTGCATGAGGGGCTGGACAAGAAGGTCGAAATCATCGTCAACCGGATGGGGTTGGAAGACACCGATATAAGCCTGACGAAAGCGTTGGAAACGATCGGGCGAGAAGTGTTCTGGCAGCTGCCGAACGACTACGCCACGATGGTCGGTTCCCGCAACAACGGAGTTCCCCTGTCTCGCTTCGCACCAAAAGCGCGTCTGACACGCAGCATCGCCGATCTGACTCGCCGCTTAAACATGAGCGAAGACGAGCAGGCTGAATTCATATCCACGGAAAAGAAAAAGGGCGGCCTGTTCGGTTTGTTCAGCAAGTAG
- a CDS encoding A24 family peptidase → MDWNELLIQNWPIKLVSAILILAAWIDGKELKVPNWITFPMVLSGLIYNTYAFGFAGLGGGMLGMCCGLLCLLPLYAVGGMGAGDVKLMAGIGAWVGWQTTFYAFCVSTVVGAIMAIIMVAWTGAWKKHYENFLTILSEWTVIKNPYKLSEIAAERKSSMFLLPYGIPICIGTIGWFIFADLM, encoded by the coding sequence ATGGACTGGAACGAACTACTCATTCAAAACTGGCCCATCAAGCTGGTTTCGGCCATCCTGATTCTGGCCGCATGGATTGATGGTAAAGAACTGAAGGTTCCGAACTGGATTACCTTCCCGATGGTCCTTTCAGGGCTGATCTACAACACGTACGCGTTCGGATTCGCGGGACTTGGCGGCGGAATGCTGGGTATGTGCTGCGGCCTGCTTTGTCTGCTGCCACTGTACGCTGTTGGCGGCATGGGTGCAGGCGACGTCAAGCTGATGGCCGGCATCGGTGCCTGGGTAGGCTGGCAGACGACTTTCTATGCGTTCTGCGTTTCTACTGTGGTTGGTGCCATCATGGCTATCATCATGGTTGCGTGGACCGGTGCATGGAAGAAGCACTATGAAAACTTCCTGACCATTCTTAGCGAATGGACCGTGATCAAGAATCCTTACAAGCTGTCAGAAATTGCCGCTGAACGTAAGTCATCGATGTTTCTGCTGCCTTACGGAATTCCGATCTGCATCGGCACCATCGGCTGGTTCATCTTCGCCGACCTGATGTAA